A single region of the Geobacillus subterraneus genome encodes:
- a CDS encoding aspartyl-phosphate phosphatase Spo0E family protein: MPKRNLLTLIEQKRMELVDTVAKTGLNSAAAMKVSRELDTLLNAYQREQVKQRKQSASR; encoded by the coding sequence GTGCCGAAACGTAATCTCTTAACCTTGATCGAACAAAAACGGATGGAACTTGTCGACACCGTAGCAAAGACGGGATTAAACTCCGCAGCGGCGATGAAAGTGAGCAGGGAGCTCGACACGCTGCTGAACGCCTATCAGCGCGAGCAAGTGAAACAACGAAAACAAAGCGCCTCCCGCTAA
- the yneA gene encoding cell division suppressor protein YneA encodes MKKTLLHYLIFSCLLTLVLAGFVYASSPVDKKEYMTVTVASGDTLWGLAKQYEPAHGLSPDEFIRWVVDVNRLPSARLTAGEQIVIPVLKSEQDGSLAVKR; translated from the coding sequence ATGAAGAAAACGTTGCTGCACTACCTCATTTTTTCATGTTTGCTCACGCTCGTTTTGGCGGGGTTTGTTTATGCCAGCAGCCCGGTTGACAAAAAAGAATACATGACGGTAACGGTCGCTTCCGGCGATACGCTTTGGGGGTTGGCGAAGCAGTATGAGCCGGCGCACGGCTTGTCGCCGGATGAATTTATCCGCTGGGTGGTCGATGTCAATCGTTTGCCGAGCGCGCGCCTCACCGCCGGTGAACAAATCGTCATTCCTGTGTTAAAATCAGAGCAAGACGGCTCATTGGCTGTCAAGCGGTAA
- a CDS encoding YneF family protein: MWDTILVGVLALIAGVALGFFIARKTMINYLKKNPPINEQMIRMMMMQMGMTPSQKKINQMMKMMNNQLK, translated from the coding sequence ATGTGGGACACGATTCTCGTTGGTGTGCTGGCGCTGATCGCCGGTGTGGCGCTCGGGTTTTTCATCGCCCGCAAAACGATGATCAATTATTTGAAGAAAAATCCGCCGATCAATGAACAAATGATCCGCATGATGATGATGCAAATGGGCATGACCCCGTCGCAAAAGAAAATCAATCAAATGATGAAAATGATGAACAACCAGCTGAAATAA
- the glnA gene encoding type I glutamate--ammonia ligase, whose amino-acid sequence MAKYTREDIMRIVKEENVKYIRLQFTDILGTIKNVEIPISQLEKALNNKMMFDGSSIEGFVRIEESDMYLYPDLDTFVIFPWTSEKGKVARFICDIYNADGTPFEGCPRYNLKRVLKEMEALGFTAFNLGAEPEFFLFKLDENGRPTMELNDRGGYFDLAPTDLGENCRRDIVLELEEMGFEIEASHHEVAPGQHEIDFKYAHAIKACDDIQTFKLVVKTIARKHGLHATFMPKPIFGINGSGMHCNLSLFRNNENAFFDPNGDLQLSDTARQFIAGVLKHAPNFTAVTNPTVNSYKRLVPGYEAPCYVAWSARNRSPLIRIPASRGMSTRIEVRSVDPAANPYLAMAVLLAAGLDGIRNKLTPPAPVDRNIYVMTKEERLEEGIVDLPATLIEALDNLKSDEVIVQALGKHLFEHFVEAKEIEWDMYRTTVHQWELDQYMELY is encoded by the coding sequence ATGGCAAAATATACGCGCGAAGACATTATGCGCATCGTCAAAGAAGAAAACGTCAAGTACATTCGCCTGCAATTCACCGATATTTTGGGGACGATCAAAAACGTCGAAATCCCGATCAGCCAACTTGAGAAAGCGCTCAATAATAAAATGATGTTTGACGGGTCTTCGATCGAGGGGTTTGTCCGCATCGAAGAATCGGACATGTATTTGTATCCGGATTTGGACACGTTTGTCATCTTCCCGTGGACGTCGGAAAAAGGAAAAGTCGCCCGCTTTATTTGCGACATTTACAATGCGGACGGCACGCCGTTTGAAGGCTGCCCGCGCTACAATTTAAAGCGCGTGTTGAAAGAGATGGAAGCGCTCGGCTTTACGGCGTTCAACTTGGGAGCGGAACCGGAGTTTTTCCTCTTTAAGCTCGATGAAAATGGCCGTCCGACGATGGAACTGAACGACCGCGGCGGCTACTTCGACTTGGCGCCGACCGACTTAGGGGAAAACTGCCGGCGCGATATCGTGCTTGAGCTTGAGGAGATGGGCTTTGAAATTGAAGCGTCGCACCATGAAGTCGCCCCGGGCCAGCACGAGATCGATTTTAAATACGCCCATGCCATCAAAGCATGCGACGACATTCAAACGTTTAAGCTCGTCGTTAAAACGATCGCCCGCAAACATGGGCTGCACGCGACGTTTATGCCGAAGCCGATTTTTGGCATTAACGGTTCGGGAATGCACTGCAACTTGTCGCTGTTCCGCAACAACGAAAACGCCTTTTTTGACCCGAACGGCGATTTGCAGTTGAGCGATACGGCCCGCCAGTTTATCGCCGGCGTGCTGAAGCATGCGCCGAACTTTACAGCGGTGACCAACCCGACGGTCAACTCGTACAAGCGGCTCGTTCCGGGCTATGAGGCGCCATGTTATGTTGCCTGGTCGGCGCGCAACCGCAGCCCGCTTATCCGCATTCCAGCTTCGCGCGGCATGAGCACGCGCATTGAAGTGCGCAGCGTCGATCCGGCGGCGAACCCGTACTTGGCGATGGCTGTGCTGTTGGCAGCCGGGCTTGACGGCATTCGCAACAAGCTCACTCCTCCAGCGCCGGTTGACCGAAACATTTACGTCATGACGAAAGAAGAGCGGCTCGAGGAAGGGATTGTCGATTTGCCGGCAACGCTGATCGAAGCGCTCGACAACTTAAAATCGGACGAGGTGATCGTCCAAGCGCTCGGCAAACATTTATTCGAGCATTTCGTCGAAGCGAAAGAAATCGAGTGGGATATGTATCGGACAACGGTCCATCAATGGGAGTTGGACCAATATATGGAGCTGTACTAA
- the lexA gene encoding transcriptional repressor LexA, translating to MTKLSKRQQQILEFIKQEVKTKGYPPSVREIGEAVGLASSSTVHGHLARLESKGFIRRDPTKPRAIEILDSDLTKEREKEEVVSVPVIGKVTAGQPITAVENIDDYFPLPKRLAAGEEQLFMLEVMGDSMIEAGILDGDYVIVRQQSSANNGDIVVAMTEENEATVKRFFKEKDHIRLQPENAHLEPIIVRDCTILGKVIGVYRLID from the coding sequence ATGACGAAACTGTCCAAACGCCAGCAACAAATTTTAGAATTTATCAAACAGGAAGTGAAAACGAAAGGCTATCCCCCGTCAGTAAGGGAAATCGGGGAAGCAGTCGGTTTGGCGTCGAGTTCGACCGTCCACGGCCACCTTGCGCGCCTAGAAAGCAAAGGGTTCATCCGCCGTGACCCGACGAAGCCGCGCGCCATTGAAATTTTGGACAGCGATCTGACGAAAGAAAGAGAAAAAGAGGAGGTCGTTTCCGTGCCGGTGATCGGCAAGGTGACGGCCGGCCAGCCGATCACTGCCGTCGAAAACATCGACGACTATTTCCCGCTGCCGAAACGGCTCGCGGCCGGCGAGGAACAGCTGTTTATGCTTGAAGTGATGGGTGACAGCATGATCGAAGCCGGCATTTTGGACGGCGACTACGTGATCGTCCGCCAGCAGTCGTCGGCCAATAACGGCGACATCGTCGTCGCCATGACGGAGGAAAACGAAGCAACAGTGAAACGGTTTTTCAAAGAAAAAGACCACATCCGCCTGCAGCCGGAAAACGCCCATCTCGAACCGATCATCGTCCGCGACTGCACGATTCTCGGCAAAGTGATCGGCGTCTATCGCCTGATCGACTAA
- the sirA gene encoding sporulation inhibitor of replication protein SirA, producing MVRYWIYLLNDEVATHYRHRTEKVVELLREHQYAKAPLKTICRKQVEFITEQLSFSRLELGLKQYFIGRVGKNLERNMFILQNDDGEEALLVVQKRRLLLVCDSAPLAADIGRALANLAPSFLAVAADFADYYWLSAPAQGRKFA from the coding sequence ATGGTTCGCTATTGGATATATTTATTAAATGATGAGGTGGCGACGCACTACCGCCATCGGACGGAAAAAGTCGTCGAATTGCTTCGGGAACATCAGTATGCGAAGGCGCCGTTGAAAACGATTTGCCGCAAGCAAGTCGAATTTATTACCGAACAGTTGTCGTTTTCGCGTCTTGAGTTAGGGTTAAAGCAATATTTTATCGGGCGTGTCGGCAAAAATTTAGAGCGCAACATGTTCATTTTGCAAAATGACGACGGTGAGGAAGCGCTGCTTGTCGTGCAAAAGCGCCGCCTGCTTCTTGTCTGTGACAGCGCGCCGTTGGCTGCCGACATCGGCCGGGCGCTCGCCAACCTAGCGCCGTCGTTTTTGGCGGTCGCTGCTGATTTTGCCGACTACTATTGGCTGTCTGCGCCGGCGCAAGGAAGAAAATTCGCGTAA
- the tkt gene encoding transketolase, which yields MAHSIEELAITTIRTLSIDAIEKAKSGHPGMPMGAAPMAYTLWTKFMNHNPANPNWFNRDRFVLSAGHGSMLLYSLLHLSGYDVSMDDLKQFRQWGSKTPGHPEYGHTPGVEATTGPLGQGIAMAVGMAMAERHLAATYNRDGFDIIDHYTYAICGDGDLMEGVASEAASLAGHLQLGRLIVLYDSNDISLDGELNLSFSENVAQRFQAYGWQYLRVEDGNNIDEIAKALEEARADLNRPTLIEVKTTIGYGAPTKAGTSGVHGSPLGAEEAKLTKEAYRWTFAEDFYVPEEVYAHFRETVQEAGAKKEAEWNAQLAAYEQAHPELAAQLKQAIEGKLPDGWEAALPVYEAGKSLATRSSSGEVINAIAKAVPQLFGGSADLASSNKTLIKGGGNFLPGSYEGRNIWFGVREFAMGAALNGMALHGGVKVFGGTFFVFSDYLRPAIRLAALMGLPVTYVLTHDSIAVGEDGPTHEPIEQLASLRAMPNLSVIRPADANETAAAWRLAVESTDKPTALVLTRQDIPTLSTTADLAYEGVKKGAYVVSPAKNGAPEALLLATGSEVSLAVKAQEALAAEGIHVSVVSMPSWDRFEAQPKAYRDEVIPPAVTKRLAIEMGASLGWERYVGAEGDILAIDRFGASAPGETIMAEYGFTVDNVVRRVKTLLGKQ from the coding sequence ATGGCGCATTCGATCGAAGAATTAGCGATTACCACCATTCGAACGCTGTCGATTGACGCGATCGAAAAGGCGAAATCCGGGCACCCCGGCATGCCGATGGGCGCGGCGCCGATGGCGTACACGCTTTGGACGAAATTTATGAACCATAATCCGGCGAACCCAAACTGGTTTAACCGCGACCGGTTTGTCCTGTCAGCGGGACACGGGTCGATGCTGCTTTACAGCTTGCTTCATTTAAGCGGCTACGACGTATCGATGGACGACTTGAAGCAGTTCCGCCAATGGGGAAGCAAAACGCCAGGGCATCCGGAATACGGCCATACGCCGGGAGTGGAAGCGACGACTGGTCCGCTCGGCCAAGGAATCGCAATGGCAGTCGGCATGGCGATGGCCGAACGGCATTTGGCGGCTACATACAACCGCGACGGGTTTGATATAATCGATCATTATACGTACGCCATTTGCGGCGACGGCGATTTAATGGAAGGGGTGGCGAGCGAAGCCGCGTCACTCGCTGGCCATTTGCAGCTTGGCCGCTTGATCGTCCTGTATGACTCGAACGACATCTCCCTAGACGGGGAACTGAATTTGTCGTTCTCAGAAAACGTTGCCCAACGCTTCCAAGCATACGGCTGGCAATATTTGCGCGTCGAAGACGGCAACAACATTGATGAAATCGCCAAAGCGCTTGAAGAGGCGCGGGCTGACCTCAACCGGCCGACGCTCATTGAAGTGAAAACGACGATCGGTTACGGCGCGCCGACAAAAGCGGGCACATCCGGCGTTCACGGCTCTCCGCTCGGCGCTGAAGAGGCGAAACTGACGAAGGAGGCATACCGCTGGACGTTCGCCGAAGATTTCTACGTGCCGGAAGAAGTGTATGCCCATTTCCGGGAAACGGTGCAAGAAGCCGGGGCGAAAAAAGAAGCGGAATGGAACGCACAGCTGGCTGCTTACGAGCAGGCGCATCCAGAGCTGGCCGCCCAGCTGAAGCAGGCGATCGAAGGGAAGCTTCCGGACGGCTGGGAAGCTGCGCTGCCGGTGTATGAAGCCGGAAAAAGCTTGGCGACCCGGTCCTCTTCCGGGGAAGTGATCAACGCCATCGCCAAAGCGGTGCCGCAATTGTTTGGCGGTTCAGCCGACTTGGCAAGCTCGAACAAAACGCTCATCAAAGGCGGCGGCAATTTCCTGCCGGGCAGTTATGAAGGGCGCAACATTTGGTTTGGGGTGCGTGAATTTGCCATGGGAGCGGCGTTAAACGGCATGGCGCTCCATGGTGGGGTGAAAGTGTTCGGCGGCACGTTCTTCGTGTTCTCTGACTATTTACGCCCGGCGATCCGGTTAGCAGCGCTCATGGGATTGCCGGTCACGTATGTGTTGACGCACGACAGCATCGCCGTCGGCGAGGACGGCCCGACGCACGAGCCGATCGAACAGCTCGCTTCCTTAAGGGCGATGCCGAACTTGTCAGTCATCCGACCGGCTGACGCGAACGAAACGGCGGCGGCATGGCGGCTGGCAGTTGAATCGACGGACAAGCCGACCGCGCTCGTTCTGACGCGCCAAGACATACCGACGCTTTCGACAACGGCTGATCTGGCGTATGAAGGCGTGAAAAAAGGCGCCTACGTCGTCTCGCCGGCGAAAAACGGCGCTCCCGAGGCGCTGCTCTTGGCGACCGGATCGGAAGTCAGCTTGGCGGTAAAAGCGCAAGAAGCGCTCGCCGCTGAAGGAATTCACGTTTCCGTCGTCAGCATGCCATCGTGGGATCGTTTTGAAGCGCAGCCGAAAGCGTACCGCGATGAAGTGATCCCGCCGGCGGTGACGAAGCGGCTGGCCATTGAAATGGGCGCCTCGCTCGGCTGGGAGCGCTACGTCGGTGCAGAAGGCGACATTTTAGCCATCGATCGGTTTGGCGCCTCCGCTCCGGGAGAAACGATCATGGCCGAGTACGGATTTACCGTTGACAACGTCGTCCGTCGCGTGAAAACGCTGCTTGGCAAGCAATGA
- a CDS encoding YneB family resolvase-like protein, with protein sequence MKAVIYCRVSTDKTEQETSLVRQRAELEKLAKECGFDVVKVIAEQASGYEADRDGVLELLALCEEGAVDALLIQDETRLGRGHARMAVLHCLKKRGVKIYSASHRGEMPLSEADEMVLSIIAIVEEYQRKIHNAKIKRGMQRAIARGYRPERNLTRRGENAGRDRIELPVEEIVRLRGSGLTFADIAATLRSFGYAASKATVHRRYQEYMDEQERR encoded by the coding sequence ATGAAGGCGGTCATTTACTGCCGCGTCAGCACGGATAAAACGGAGCAGGAAACGTCGCTTGTACGGCAGCGCGCCGAACTGGAGAAGCTAGCCAAAGAGTGCGGCTTTGACGTCGTTAAAGTGATCGCCGAGCAGGCGAGCGGCTACGAAGCTGACCGTGACGGGGTGCTCGAGCTGCTTGCGCTTTGTGAAGAAGGGGCGGTCGACGCCTTGCTCATTCAAGATGAAACGCGGCTCGGACGCGGCCATGCGCGCATGGCGGTGCTGCACTGCCTGAAAAAAAGGGGAGTGAAAATATACAGCGCTAGCCACCGCGGGGAGATGCCGCTGTCAGAGGCTGATGAGATGGTGTTGTCGATCATCGCCATCGTCGAGGAGTACCAGCGGAAAATACATAATGCGAAAATTAAGCGCGGCATGCAGCGGGCCATCGCCCGCGGCTACCGTCCGGAGCGGAACTTAACGCGCCGTGGCGAAAACGCCGGGCGCGATCGGATCGAGCTTCCGGTCGAAGAGATCGTCCGCCTGCGCGGGAGCGGCTTGACGTTTGCGGACATCGCCGCGACGCTCCGAAGCTTTGGCTACGCGGCGTCCAAAGCGACTGTCCATCGCCGCTATCAAGAGTATATGGACGAACAGGAACGTCGTTAG
- a CDS encoding ABC transporter transmembrane domain-containing protein, with protein sequence MSVFRDLFWFFRQEKKAYITGVLLLVIVAFLETIPPKVIGILVDHMQNGTMTKEVLIRWMAALAVIAGALYVLRYAWRICIFGSSVKLARQLRNELYAHFTKMAPAFYQRKRIGDLMAHATNDLQAIQQTAGSGILTLVDSVMLGGFVLATMAFSISWKLTLVSLLPLPVMAIATSRYGTMLHRRFLTAQEAFSSLNDKVQESMSGIRVIKAFGYEEKDVEAFRRQSEDVTAKNIAVAKIDALFDPTIGLLVGLSFFLAVAFGSQMVVGGELTIGELVSFTTYLGLLIWPMLAFGWLFNIVERGRASYDRVRALLAEDDEIKEMPGALAVPPRGSIEYDIRQFAYPGEAKPALVDVRFRLERGATLGVVGKTGAGKTTLLRLLLREFDNYDGDIRFDGRDIRRYTLSALRMAIGYVPQDHFLFSASVRNNIAFAKPEASEEEIVNAAKLADIHEDILQFPDGYETVIGERGVSLSGGQKQRLSIARALLIDAELLILDDALSAVDAKTEERILTALKQERRGKTTIIAAHRLSAVEHADWILVLDGGRVIQAGTHEDLMAEDGWYREMYRRQQLEALVE encoded by the coding sequence ATGAGCGTGTTCCGTGATTTGTTCTGGTTTTTTCGCCAAGAGAAAAAGGCGTATATCACCGGTGTTCTATTGCTTGTGATCGTTGCCTTTTTGGAAACGATCCCGCCGAAAGTGATCGGCATTTTAGTTGACCATATGCAAAACGGCACGATGACGAAAGAAGTGCTCATTCGTTGGATGGCCGCGCTCGCTGTCATCGCCGGAGCGCTCTATGTGCTCCGCTACGCTTGGCGCATTTGCATTTTCGGCTCATCTGTCAAGCTCGCCCGCCAGCTGCGCAACGAGCTGTACGCCCATTTTACGAAAATGGCGCCGGCGTTTTACCAGCGGAAGCGGATCGGCGATTTAATGGCCCATGCCACCAACGATTTGCAGGCGATCCAGCAAACGGCTGGAAGCGGCATTTTAACGCTCGTTGATTCGGTGATGCTCGGCGGGTTTGTGCTGGCGACGATGGCGTTTTCGATCAGCTGGAAGCTGACGTTGGTCAGCTTGCTTCCGCTGCCGGTGATGGCCATAGCGACAAGCCGCTATGGGACGATGCTCCACCGGCGGTTTTTAACGGCGCAAGAAGCGTTTTCGTCGCTGAATGATAAAGTGCAAGAAAGCATGAGCGGCATCCGCGTCATCAAAGCGTTCGGCTATGAAGAAAAGGATGTGGAAGCGTTCCGCCGCCAATCGGAAGACGTCACAGCGAAAAACATTGCGGTGGCCAAAATTGATGCGCTCTTCGATCCGACGATCGGGCTGCTTGTCGGGCTGTCGTTTTTTCTTGCTGTTGCGTTCGGCAGTCAGATGGTCGTTGGCGGCGAGTTGACGATCGGCGAACTCGTGTCGTTTACGACGTACCTTGGCTTGCTCATTTGGCCGATGCTGGCGTTTGGCTGGCTGTTTAACATTGTCGAGCGCGGGCGCGCTTCATATGACCGGGTGCGGGCGCTGCTCGCTGAAGACGACGAGATCAAGGAAATGCCGGGCGCGCTTGCCGTCCCGCCGCGAGGGAGCATCGAATATGACATCCGCCAGTTCGCCTACCCGGGCGAGGCAAAACCGGCGCTTGTCGATGTCCGCTTCCGGCTTGAACGCGGGGCGACGCTCGGCGTCGTCGGCAAAACCGGAGCCGGGAAAACGACGCTGCTGCGCCTGTTGTTGCGCGAGTTTGACAACTATGACGGCGACATTCGTTTCGACGGCCGCGACATTCGCCGCTATACGCTTTCTGCCTTGCGGATGGCGATCGGCTATGTGCCGCAAGATCATTTTCTTTTTTCTGCCTCTGTCCGCAATAACATCGCCTTTGCCAAGCCGGAGGCGAGCGAGGAGGAAATCGTCAACGCAGCAAAGCTGGCTGACATTCACGAGGATATTCTTCAGTTCCCGGACGGCTACGAGACGGTCATCGGTGAGCGCGGCGTCTCGCTGTCCGGCGGGCAAAAGCAGCGGCTGTCGATCGCTCGCGCGCTGCTGATCGACGCGGAGCTGCTCATTTTAGACGATGCGCTGTCGGCGGTCGATGCGAAAACGGAAGAGCGGATTTTAACGGCGTTAAAGCAGGAGCGGCGCGGGAAAACGACGATCATAGCTGCTCATCGTTTAAGCGCGGTCGAGCACGCTGATTGGATTCTCGTCCTCGATGGAGGCCGCGTCATCCAAGCGGGGACGCACGAAGACTTAATGGCTGAAGACGGCTGGTATCGTGAGATGTACCGGCGCCAACAGCTTGAGGCGCTTGTGGAATGA
- a CDS encoding ABC transporter ATP-binding protein — MNEQTLTAKEQRRVLWRLLAYMGRYKKEAALAFALLLLATAGELAGPYLVKVFIDDYLMPNRLAPGPVTALAAAYLGVLVGKTVIWYFQLVGFQRLALYIIQALRMDVFSKVHRLGMSYFDRTPGGSIVSRVTNDTEAIKDMFISVLAVFVQNGLFVIGVFIAMFSLNVRLALFCLFIIPAIGFIMKTYRRYSSVFYQQMRERLSELNAKLNESLQGMAIIQAFRQQHRLYQEFAAVNEAHYEAGMKNIRLDGLLLRPAIDVIYMLAIMVVLSFFGVSALESPVEIGVLYAFVNYLERFFEPVTQMMMRLSLYQQAIVSASRVFALLDHDEEAPFNPEQAPYAVERGEIEFRDVSFSYDGKRDVLKRLSFTIRPGQTVAFVGHTGSGKSSIINLLMRFYEFDRGDILLDGRSIRDYSRAELRRSLGLVLQDPFLFYGTVRENIRMYNEQLGDEELEAAARLVQADAFIEQLPGGYDHVLAERGATLSSGQRQLLSFARTIAADPKILLLDEATAHIDTETEEAIQEALAQMRKGRTTIAIAHRLSTIQDADQIFVLHRGEIVERGTHQQLLAQKGLYYQMYLLQNGLVDVRA; from the coding sequence ATGAACGAACAAACATTGACGGCCAAAGAGCAGCGGCGCGTCCTCTGGCGGCTGCTCGCGTATATGGGGCGATACAAAAAAGAGGCCGCGCTCGCCTTCGCGCTCCTTCTGCTGGCGACCGCGGGGGAGCTGGCCGGCCCGTATTTGGTGAAAGTGTTTATCGACGATTATTTGATGCCGAACCGCCTCGCTCCGGGACCGGTGACGGCGCTAGCTGCCGCCTATCTCGGCGTGCTCGTCGGGAAAACGGTCATTTGGTATTTCCAGCTTGTCGGGTTTCAGCGGCTCGCCTTATACATTATCCAAGCGTTGCGGATGGACGTCTTTTCCAAAGTGCATCGGCTCGGGATGAGCTACTTTGACCGGACGCCGGGCGGAAGCATTGTCTCGCGGGTGACGAATGACACGGAAGCCATCAAAGACATGTTTATTAGCGTTTTAGCGGTGTTTGTACAAAACGGTTTGTTTGTCATTGGTGTTTTTATCGCCATGTTTTCGCTCAACGTTCGGCTTGCACTGTTTTGTCTGTTCATTATCCCGGCCATCGGATTCATTATGAAAACGTACCGCCGCTACAGTTCGGTGTTTTACCAACAGATGCGCGAACGGCTGAGCGAGCTGAACGCCAAATTGAATGAGTCGCTGCAAGGGATGGCCATCATTCAAGCGTTCCGCCAGCAGCACCGCTTGTACCAAGAGTTTGCCGCTGTGAATGAGGCGCATTACGAAGCGGGAATGAAAAACATTCGCCTTGACGGACTATTGCTTCGGCCGGCGATCGATGTTATCTACATGTTGGCGATCATGGTCGTGCTCAGCTTTTTTGGCGTTTCGGCGCTTGAGAGTCCGGTCGAGATCGGGGTGCTGTACGCGTTTGTCAACTATTTGGAACGCTTTTTTGAGCCGGTGACGCAAATGATGATGCGATTGTCGCTCTACCAGCAAGCGATCGTTTCCGCCTCCCGCGTCTTTGCGCTCCTTGACCATGATGAAGAGGCGCCGTTCAATCCGGAACAAGCGCCGTATGCGGTGGAACGCGGGGAAATTGAGTTCCGCGATGTCAGCTTTTCATATGATGGCAAGCGCGATGTGCTAAAACGGCTGTCATTTACGATCCGTCCGGGACAGACGGTGGCGTTTGTCGGCCATACGGGCAGCGGCAAAAGCTCGATCATCAATTTGCTTATGCGGTTTTATGAATTTGACCGCGGCGATATTTTGCTTGACGGCCGGTCGATCCGCGATTATTCGCGCGCCGAGCTGCGCCGCTCGCTCGGTCTCGTCTTGCAAGATCCGTTTTTGTTTTACGGGACGGTGAGAGAGAACATTCGCATGTATAACGAGCAATTAGGCGACGAAGAGCTTGAGGCCGCCGCCCGCCTCGTGCAGGCCGATGCATTTATTGAACAATTGCCAGGCGGGTACGATCATGTGCTTGCTGAGCGGGGGGCGACGTTATCAAGCGGACAGCGCCAACTTCTTTCATTCGCCCGCACGATCGCGGCCGATCCGAAAATATTGCTGCTTGATGAAGCGACCGCCCATATTGATACGGAAACGGAAGAAGCGATTCAAGAAGCATTGGCGCAAATGCGGAAAGGGCGGACGACGATTGCCATCGCCCATCGTCTGTCGACGATTCAAGACGCCGACCAAATTTTTGTCCTCCACCGCGGTGAAATTGTTGAACGCGGTACGCATCAGCAGCTGTTGGCACAAAAAGGGCTATACTATCAAATGTACTTGCTGCAAAACGGGCTGGTCGACGTCCGTGCGTAA
- a CDS encoding MerR family transcriptional regulator, translating into MSSHIRRSMPLFPIGIVMQLTDLSARQIRYYEEHGLVTPARTEGNRRLFSLNDIDRLLEIKDLIDQGVNLAGIKQIFAARQEGRHEQPEKVEKVGKPKLSDEELREILRTELLQAGRFQRASLRQGDLARFFH; encoded by the coding sequence ATGAGCAGCCATATTCGTCGTTCCATGCCATTGTTTCCGATTGGGATTGTGATGCAGCTGACGGATCTATCCGCCCGCCAAATCCGCTATTACGAAGAGCACGGCCTCGTCACGCCAGCGCGCACCGAGGGCAACCGGCGGCTGTTTTCACTCAACGACATCGACCGTTTGCTCGAGATTAAAGACTTGATTGACCAAGGCGTAAACCTCGCCGGCATCAAGCAAATTTTCGCCGCCCGGCAAGAAGGGCGCCATGAGCAGCCGGAAAAGGTCGAAAAAGTGGGGAAACCGAAGCTGTCCGACGAGGAGTTGCGCGAGATTTTGCGGACGGAGCTGCTGCAGGCCGGACGGTTTCAGCGCGCATCGCTTCGCCAAGGAGATCTCGCTCGCTTCTTTCACTAA
- a CDS encoding DUF896 domain-containing protein: MLSKQKLARINELAKKAKTSGLSAEETIEQAKLRREYIQAFRKAMTDMLHTVTVIDPNGNDVTPKKLKESQRRRLH; encoded by the coding sequence ATGCTTTCGAAACAAAAATTAGCCCGCATCAACGAACTGGCCAAAAAGGCGAAAACGTCCGGCCTGTCGGCGGAAGAAACGATCGAGCAGGCAAAGCTGCGCCGCGAATACATTCAGGCGTTCCGCAAAGCGATGACCGATATGCTTCATACGGTGACGGTCATCGACCCGAACGGCAATGACGTGACGCCAAAAAAATTGAAGGAAAGTCAGCGCCGTCGCCTTCATTAA